Genomic DNA from Streptomyces venezuelae:
TGGTCCCTCTGGAACCCGGCACCACACGTACACAACTCGGTTCCGTGCGCGAGGCGTTGGGGCCGCTGTCCGTCATGGGCCACACCGCGAGGCTCGCCGCGCTGGAGGGCGCGGAGGGTCCGGACCCGCTCGACTGCGCGTTCATCCCCATCGAGGACCCGGGCGGCGACACCCCCTCCCGGGTGCCGGAAGGCGACGCGGCCGCCATGCCCGACGCCCCCTTCCTCCACCAGTACACGTCCGGCTCGACCGGAGAGCCCAAGGTGGCCGTCCACACGCAGCGCAACCTCGTCAACGGCGGTGACATCTACGCCCGTTCCTACGGGATCACCGAGGACGACCGCATCCTGGCCGCCGTCCCGCTGCTGCACTCCTTCGGCCTGGTGGCCGGACTGGTCACCGCGCTGCGCGCCGGGGCGGAACTCGTCCTCCTCGGCCGCTTCACCCCCGCACGGCTCCTGCGCGCCCTGGAGGAGCACGCCTGCACGGTCCTGGTCGCCGCCCCCATGGCCTACGACCTGACGACGCGCGCGGCCGGCGCGAGCCCGTCCGTGCCCCGTGCCCTCCGCCTGTGCCTGTCCTCGGGGGCCGCCCTGCCGCCCGCCGTGGCGCGGCGGGCCAAGGAGCGGCTCGGTCTGGACATCCAGCAGGTGTACGGCTGCACGGAGGCCGGGGTCATCGCCGCGCGGCGCCCGGAGGACGGCTCGGCCGCGGACCTCGGTGTGGGCCGCCCCATGCCCGGCGTGCGGATCCGTGTCGTCGACGAGCGGGGCGACGAGGTGGCACGCGGCGAGGAAGGGGCGCTGCTGGTGCGCACACCCGCGATGTTCACGCACTATCTCGGGCACGCCGACGCCACGCGGGAGGCGTTCGCCGACGGCTGGTACCGGACCGGCGACGTGGCCCGCGTCGGCCCCGAGGGCCATCTGCACCTGGTCGGGCGCAAGGACTCCTTCATCAACGTGGGCGGCAAGAAGGTGAACCCCCTCGAAGTGGAGCAAGCCCTGCTGGCCCACCCCTCGGTCGTGGAGGCCGTGGTCTGGGGCGAGACGACCGACGACGGCGGCGAGCGCGTACGGGCGTCCGTGGTGGCGCGGCCTCCGCTGCCCGCGACGGAGCTGACGTCCCACTGCCGCGCCCGGCTCCTCCCCCATCAGGTGCCCGCCGAGGTCGACTTCGTCGCCTCGCTGCCGAAGAGCTCGATGGGCAAGATCAGACGCGCCGCGGTGCGGACCGCGGCGGCCGTCAGGCGGTCCTAGCCTGTTCGAGTGTGGGGTGGCAGGGGATGACGGCGTCGAGGCCGATGAGCTGGATGACGCGCAGCACGGACTCGCGGGGGGCGGCGATCCGCAGCCACCCCTGTGCGTGCTTGACGGTGTGGTACGCGGTGATGAAGACGTTGATGCCGCTTGAGTCCATGAACGTCACGTCGCTGAGGTCGACGACGGTCCGGGGCGGCGGCGCGCCGTCCTCGGGGATCAGTGCCTGACTGAACTCGTCCTTGACGGCGTGGTCGATCTCGCCGTGCAGGGCGACGATGCGGACGCCGTCGACGGCGGAGCGGACGACGGAGAGCCGACCGTGCCCGGTCTGCCTGGTCTGTGGGTTCTGCCTGCCGTGTCGGCGGGGGTTCGGGGTGTCGGCCACGTTCTCCTCGACGGTGCCTAGGTCGTGCCACGTTGCGGGTGTGTCGTGCCGGACCGAGTCTGCCCCAATTCCACCGGTCGACGCGGGGAATCGGTTGGAAGTTCCCCCATGGGTATGCGTACCCGCGAAATGTCGTGCAGAAGGGAGGACCTCGTATGACTGAGGAGACCGACGTATTCGCCGGGCGGCCGCTGTACGGGTGCATGGGGCTCGGCGGCACCTGGGACGACGCCCCGTACACCGCAGCGGACATCGCCCACGCCGAGGCCGCCGTGGAGGCCGCGCTGGACATCGGCATCACGGTGTTCGACCACGCCGACATCTACCGGCGCGGCAAGTCGGAGGCGGTCTTCGGCGAGCTGCTCGGCAGGGCGGCCGGGCTACGGGAGCGGATCGTCCTGCAGACCAAGTGCGGCATCCGGCAGGCCGACGGGCGCCGTCCCGGCATGTACGACCTGAGGTCCGGGCACATCGTTCGGTGCGTCGAGGAGAGCCTCACCCGGCTGCGGACCGACGTGATCGACGTACTGCTTCTGCACCGGCCCGATCCGCTGGCGGACCCTCAGGACACCGCGAAGGCACTGGCCTCGCTGCACGTGCAGGGGCTCGTGCGCCGCTTCGGCGTGTCCAACATGAGCGCCGCGCAGATCAAGGAGCTCCAGGACCATCTCGACCTGCCGCTGGTCGCCGACCAGCTGGAGATGGGCCTCGGCAGCCGGGACTGGGTCGAGGCGGGCGTCCTCGTGAACACGCCGGCGGCAGCGGAGAACGGCTTTCCGCACGGGACCGTCGAGTACTGCCGGGCGCGCGGCATCCAGCTCCAGGCGTGGGGCGCTCTCGCCCAGGGCCGCTACACCGGCCCCCCGGGCACGGCCGGCCCCCTGGACGCGCCGGCCGCCGAGCTCGTCGCCGACCTGGCCGAGCGCAGACGGACGACCCCGGAGACGATCCTGCTGTGGTGGCTCCAGCGGCATCCGGCCCGTATCGCGCCGGTCATCGGCACCAGCCGTCCCGAGCGCATCCGCGCCTGCCGTGACGCCGTCGTCCGGGAACCCGAACTCACGCACGAGGAGTGGTACGAGCTGTGGGTCGCCGCCCGCGGAGGCCCCCTGCCCTGACCGGCCGTGCCGCGAGGGCGGGTGGGCACGGGTGGGATCGGGTCCGCCGCGGTAGGCATGCACCGTGCAGACCTTCCTCCCGTACCCCGAATTCACGCGGTCCGCCGCGGCCCTCGACCAGGCCCGCCTGGGCAAACAGCGCGTCGAGGCCCTGCAAGTGCTGCGCGGTCTGACCGTGCCCGGCTACGGCTGGCGGCACCATCCCGCGGTCCGCATGTGGACCGGTTACGAGGAGGCCCTCGTCCGCTACGGCCTCGACGTGTGCGCGGTGTGGGTGGCGGAGGGCCGCACCGACACCTGCGCCACCACGCTGGTCACCGACTTCACCCGGCACCGCCCCGGCACCGCCGTGCGTCCTCAGGAGGAGCTCGCCGACGAGGGCGAGCTGCCGCCCTGGCTCGGCGACCCCGCCTTCCACCTCAGCCATCAGTCGGCGCTGGTGCGCAAGGCGCCGGAGGTCTACGCCCCGCTCTTCCCCGGCGTCCCCGACGACCTGCCCTACGTGTGGCCGTCCTCCGACCGGTCCGCCGCGTAGCCCGCCGCCGCCTGCCGGTCCAGGGCCAGCCAGACTCGGTCGCGGGTCATCGGCGTCTCGGTGAAACGGATGCCGGTGGCGTCGCGCAGGGCGTTGGCGAAGGCGGGGGCCACGGGGTTGAACGGGCTCTCGCTCATCGATTTGGCTCCGAGCGGGCCGATCGTGTCCGTCGTCCCCGCGAAGTGCACCTCGGTGCGGGGCACGTCGGCGAAGTGCGGGACGCGGTACCGGCGGAAGGCCGCCGTGGT
This window encodes:
- a CDS encoding class I adenylate-forming enzyme family protein, producing the protein MATASEHQADGPGRPGPTTLRELLDSAARARPRAVAVRGEDAVLTYGELHERVRATARRFEALGVTGRGAAGLLLENTPDSVVALLAAARLGVRLVPLEPGTTRTQLGSVREALGPLSVMGHTARLAALEGAEGPDPLDCAFIPIEDPGGDTPSRVPEGDAAAMPDAPFLHQYTSGSTGEPKVAVHTQRNLVNGGDIYARSYGITEDDRILAAVPLLHSFGLVAGLVTALRAGAELVLLGRFTPARLLRALEEHACTVLVAAPMAYDLTTRAAGASPSVPRALRLCLSSGAALPPAVARRAKERLGLDIQQVYGCTEAGVIAARRPEDGSAADLGVGRPMPGVRIRVVDERGDEVARGEEGALLVRTPAMFTHYLGHADATREAFADGWYRTGDVARVGPEGHLHLVGRKDSFINVGGKKVNPLEVEQALLAHPSVVEAVVWGETTDDGGERVRASVVARPPLPATELTSHCRARLLPHQVPAEVDFVASLPKSSMGKIRRAAVRTAAAVRRS
- a CDS encoding STAS domain-containing protein, with the protein product MADTPNPRRHGRQNPQTRQTGHGRLSVVRSAVDGVRIVALHGEIDHAVKDEFSQALIPEDGAPPPRTVVDLSDVTFMDSSGINVFITAYHTVKHAQGWLRIAAPRESVLRVIQLIGLDAVIPCHPTLEQARTA
- a CDS encoding aldo/keto reductase family oxidoreductase, yielding MTEETDVFAGRPLYGCMGLGGTWDDAPYTAADIAHAEAAVEAALDIGITVFDHADIYRRGKSEAVFGELLGRAAGLRERIVLQTKCGIRQADGRRPGMYDLRSGHIVRCVEESLTRLRTDVIDVLLLHRPDPLADPQDTAKALASLHVQGLVRRFGVSNMSAAQIKELQDHLDLPLVADQLEMGLGSRDWVEAGVLVNTPAAAENGFPHGTVEYCRARGIQLQAWGALAQGRYTGPPGTAGPLDAPAAELVADLAERRRTTPETILLWWLQRHPARIAPVIGTSRPERIRACRDAVVREPELTHEEWYELWVAARGGPLP
- a CDS encoding MSMEG_6728 family protein, with the translated sequence MQTFLPYPEFTRSAAALDQARLGKQRVEALQVLRGLTVPGYGWRHHPAVRMWTGYEEALVRYGLDVCAVWVAEGRTDTCATTLVTDFTRHRPGTAVRPQEELADEGELPPWLGDPAFHLSHQSALVRKAPEVYAPLFPGVPDDLPYVWPSSDRSAA